A single genomic interval of Cydia strobilella chromosome 3, ilCydStro3.1, whole genome shotgun sequence harbors:
- the LOC134755694 gene encoding histone deacetylase 6 produces MSSPPPQQPQARRSAGDSKKNTPPASNIVTRNGARKAKIQTRAMSSGAKPSASVASVKRRAQQKKKHCVDTVLRDHYQIAMDSKTKVKGPTGFVTEPRMAEHRCLWDDNYPECPERLTSVINRCQELGLIEQCKQFDPRAATKEELNTMHSQSVFELLETTHQNQDLQYLEEVSSRYDAIYIHPSTHELALLSAGSTIDMVDRIVSGEIQNGAAFVRPPGHHAMRAEPCGYCFYNNVAIAAKHAIDKRGLNRILIVDWDVHHGQATQQMFYDEPRVVYFSIHRYEHGAFWPNLRQSDFHYTGCGRGTGHTFNVPLNKTGMADADYIAIWTQLLLPMALEYQPELIIISAGYDAAVGCPEFSPQLIVVSAGYDAALGDEKGEMEVTPACYAHLLNMLMSVCPSVCVVLEGGYCLPSLAEGAALTLRTLLGHSPPALEKTGEPSDEIRDTILNCIYAHKQHWRCYNYQHTYSTDGVPNVCDRAKQKHTVSVRWEGDETRLERFLTRDCYPVQDNETKRKIMERLNHLRLVTDLTIPQHAVNYIFDQAMLKHKNICEPGHVECPERIQRIHERHRDFGLLERVHQLNARTATDEEILAVHTVKHLNRLKELASTKLRDLNNQKEQFDSVYFHPDSLESAAVATGCVLQMVDTVLSSGGAGVCVVRPPGHHADDDLPSGFCLLNNVAAAATHAVHNHGLKRVMILDWDVHHGNGTQRITYGDNKILYMSIHRYDHGSFFPHSKDADHTAVGEGRGEGFNVNIPWNKRGMGDAEYMAAFTQIVLPIAYEYNPSLVLVSAGFDACVGDPLGGCAVSPECYGRMTQLLRALAGGRVVLGLEGGYNITSISHACTQCTKALLGDPLSHHYDNTPVNPSAVDTINDVIATHKKYWKSLKFQLALPAENVLEDPLPSRGLTITEEDRSEMSFDSSKTQDDTIEALASLTIKMDTSIKSPDVSVKCSDGIHCGTDDEDQEHSKNTSSETSIPEPQAGSSNSEPPKETLVDYLAANMQAIVDGEMFAVIPLPWCPHIDGLSELPSDVKFEQGLKCSQCDERSEVWVCLHCYIRACGRSVNAHMESHYASSSHPLVLSLSDLSVWCYECDAYVDNPRLFPAKDNAHFHKFNEHMPYCYRSDTLHME; encoded by the exons ATG TCTAGCCCGCCGCCCCAGCAACCTCAGGCACGGCGTTCCGCTGGAGACAGTAAGAAGAACACCCCACCGGCGTCAAATATAGTCACTAGAAATGGTGCCCGCAAGGCGAAAATTCAAACACGAGCTATGTCGTCGGGAGCTAAA CCTTCGGCGTCAGTGGCCTCAGTGAAGCGAAGAGCACAGCAGAAGAAGAAACACTGTGTCGATACCGTGCTCCGGGACCATTATCAAatt GCAATGGATTCCAAGACCAAAGTGAAGGGACCAACTGGGTTTGTGACAGAGCCCCGAATGGCGGAGCACCGCTGCCTCTGGGATGACAACTATCCGGAGTGCCCAGAGAGATTGACTAGCGTTATTAATAG GTGCCAAGAACTGGGCCTGATAGAGCAGTGCAAGCAGTTCGATCCCCGTGCGGCGACGAAAGAAGAACTGAATACCATGCACTCACAGTCAGTCTTCGAGTTACTTGAGACCACTCACCAAAACCAGGACTTGCAGTATTTGGAGGAAGTTTCTTCGAGATACGACGCCATTTATATACACCCG AGCACCCACGAGCTCGCGCTTCTATCTGCCGGCTCAACCATCGACATGGTGGACCGCATAGTGTCCGGGGAAATACAAAATGGCGCCGCATTCGTCCGGCCGCCCGGACACCACGCCATGCGCGCTGAACCATGCGGATACTGCTTCTATAATAATGTCGCGATAGCAGCTAAACATGCGATCGACAAACGAGGCCTAAATAG GATATTAATCGTCGATTGGGATGTGCATCACGGGCAAGCCACGCAGCAGATGTTCTACGACGAACCAAG GGTGGTATACTTCTCAATCCACCGCTACGAGCACGGCGCCTTCTGGCCCAACCTCCGCCAGTCCGACTTCCACTACACGGGCTGCGGCCGAGGGACCGGGCACACGTTCAACGTGCCCCTCAACAAGACCGGCATGGCCGATGCCGATTATATCGCTATATGGACGCAGCTGCTCTTACCCATGGCTCTTGAG TACCAACCCGAGCTGATCATTATATCCGCCGGCTACGACGCTGCGGTCGGCTGCCCCGAG TTCTCGCCACAACTGATAGTCGTGTCGGCGGGGTACGACGCCGCGTTGGGCGATGAAAAG GGCGAAATGGAAGTGACTCCAGCATGCTACGCGCACCTCCTCAACATGttgatgtctgtctgtccgtccgtgtgTGTGGTGTTAGAGGGCGGGTACTGTCTCCCCTCGCTGGCAGAGGGAGCGGCGCTCACCCTCCGGACATTGTTGGGACATTCTCCACCAGCGCTGGAGAAGACTGGGGAACCGAGTGATGA AATACGCGACACCATCTTAAATTGCATATACGCACACAAGCAACACTGGCGTTGCTACAACTACCAACACACGTACAGCACCGACGGCGTACCCAATGTGTGCGACAGAGCGAAACAGAAGCATACCGTTTCCGTCAGGTGGGAGGGAGACGAAACGAGACTGGAGAGGTTCCTTACTAGGGACTGTTATCCGGTGCAGGATAATGAGACAAAGAGGAAGATTATGGAGCGGCTGAACCATCTAAGACTAG TTACCGACCTAACGATACCTCAACATGCAGTTAACTACATTTTCGATCAAGCAAtgttaaaacacaaaaatatatgCGAACC TGGCCACGTGGAATGTCCGGAGCGGATACAAAGGATACATGAAAGGCATAGAGACTTCGGTCTGTTAGAGCGAGTGCACCAACTTAATGCTAGAACGGCTACAGATGAAGAAATATTAGCTGTGCATACTGTCAAACATCTAAACAG GTTAAAAGAGTTGGCGTCAACGAAGCTGCGGGATTTGAACAATCAGAAAGAGCAGTTCGACTCCGTGTACTTCCACCCCGACTCGTTAGAGAGCGCTGCTGTCGCCACTGGTTGTGTTTTACAG ATGGTAGACACAGTTCTCTCTAGTGGCGGCGCCGGCGTGTGCGTGGTGCGGCCGCCCGGCCACCACGCCGACGACGACCTCCCCAGCGGGTTCTGTCTGCTGAACaacgtcgccgccgccgccacccaCGCCGTCCACAATCATGGACTCAAACGAGTCATGATACTAGACTGGGATGTCCATCATGGCAATGGGACGCAGAGGATCACTTATGGAGATAACAAG ATCCTATACATGTCCATCCACCGGTACGACCACGGTTCGTTCTTTCCACACTCGAAGGACGCGGACCACACCGCGGTAGGCGAGGGACGAGGGGAGGGCTTCAACGTGAATATTCCTTGGAACAAG CGCGGCATGGGCGACGCAGAGTATATGGCGGCGTTCACGCAAATCGTCCTTCCGATAGCGTACGAGTACAACCCCTCGCTCGTGCTCGTGTCGGCCGGCTTCGACGCCTGCGTCGGCGACCCGCTCGGAG GTTGCGCCGTGTCCCCCGAGTGCTACGGGCGCATGACGcagctgctgcgcgcgctggcgGGCGGGCGCGTCGTGCTCGGCCTCGAGGGCGGCTACAACATCACCAGCATCTCCCACGCCTGCACGCAGTGCACCAAGGCGCTGCTCGGCGACCCCCTCTCCCACCACTACGACAACACGCCCGTCAACCCGTCCGCCGTCGACACTATCAACGACGTCATCGCCACACACAAGAAATATTGGAAGAGCTTGAAGTTCCAGCTAGCTTTACCCGCTGAAAACGTTCTGGAGGACCCTCTCCCTAGCCGCGGTTTGACTATAACTGAGGAAGACAGATCTGAAATGAGTTTTGATTCTAGCAAAACTCAGGATGACACTATTGAAGCGCTCGCTTCTCTAACTATAAAGATGGATACTTCTATAAAATCTCCAGATGTCTCGGTGAAGTGTTCAGATGGCATCCACTGTGGCACCGACGATGAGGACCAGGAGCATTCGAAGAATACTTCATCCGAGACTAGTATTCCGGAACCTCAAGCGGGCTCATCTAATAGTGAACCGCCCAAGGAAACGTTAGTGGACTATTTAGCGGCGAACATGCAAGCTATAGTGGACGGTGAGATGTTCGCAGTGATACCTCTCCCGTGGTGCCCTCATATAGACGGTTTGAGTGAGTTGCCGTCCGATGTGAAGTTTGAACAGGGACTAAAGTGCAGTCAGTGTGACGAGAGGAGCGAGGTGTGGGTGTGCCTGCATTGTTACATA CGAGCATGCGGCCGCAGCGTCAACGCTCACATGGAGTCGCATTACGCATCTTCCTCGCACCCGCTAGTGCTGTCCCTCTCCGACCTCTCAGTGTGGTGCTACGAGTGCGACGCGTACGTCGACAATCCTCGTCTCTTTCCCGCCAAGGACAACGCGCACTTCCACAAATTCAACGAACACATGCCTTATTGTTACAGAAGTGATACGTTACATATGGAGTGA